The DNA segment ATGAGGAGGCGGTAATAGAAGCGGAACAGTTAGTAGTAGTGCGAGTAAAAGAGCCACCAACAAGAGGCAAAGCAAACAAAGCGGTAGTCAAACTATTGTCGCGATACTTCAACGCCAATGTGAGAATCGTTTCGGGCACGAAAAGCAGGCGTAAAATTGTGGCGATAGAGGAGGTAGAGGTAGTGGACTAATACAAAAATTAGCGTTTAACAGAATGTTCCTATGTCGCGTGTACAAAAACAAAAAATAAAAGGGTTGGTTGGTACGCTGCCCGTACCTCTTTCATATTCGCCTCTTTACCGGCTGCGGGGGTAGCATAGCAAGCAGTACCCGGTATTCTCCTATATACGCGCCCTTATACATACTCAGTGTACCTTCGCCTATCCTCGTGCCCTCATACTGCATAACTGTGATACTGATATGCCCCGCCCTCTCCCGTGTCAACCCAGATACATTCATGAGGTCTGCACTGACAGTTCTATTCCCGGTTGTGATATTATCAAGTCTGTAAAGCTCATCACCAACACGTAAACGACCGCGATAGCGGGGTCTTTCTTTCGCTATCGCTGCCTTTAGCTCCTTTAGGCTCGTGTTCGCACCTATATATTCCATGATCTCTCTCGGCTTTGGCTCTCTCGCTTTGATCACCTGTACCCTGAGCACGTGGAATTCATCACCGTTCAGAACAAACCCATGCCCTGAATAAACGACCGCCACCGGTACTTTGGACCTGGGCATCGCTGTGACAGATACCGTTATTATTCCGCTGACGATACTCAGAACTACCACTGCCGCGATAGACATCCCCACCAACTTTTTTATGTATCCCATTTCTCTTTACTTCACCTCCGATTTTTATCTTCTTCTGAACGATATAAAAAGCCATAACAGTACCAATAGTTCAAATAACTGTTCAAAACGTTCATTTCTTGCCCTTGCCCCCTAAAAACCACTTTGATAGTTCTATTACGTTCGTTCTGCCCCATTCTTTCTTGTTTATTATGTTCCTTCTCTCAAGGTTGCGGAGGATACCTGTCAGTGAGGATTTTGGTATCCCGGTCTCGTATCTCAGGTCTGCCTGGGTCATCTCCCCGTTATGCTTCAACAGCGCATTCACTATCCCTCGCTCCCTCTCTGTTAGTGTCTCCATTATTCGCATCATATCGCTGCTAATCTCGATTCCTGTCCCTTTCCTGCCATCCCTGTCCGCCTTATACTCTTCCGCACCCCCTATCGCACTTCGCTTCTTCGTGAAGTAAAAGTAGAAATATAGCACCAATAACGCAGTTAGAACAGCGATAGTCACGATGATAAGCAGTAGCAGTGGTTGCATAATAGTAATGTTAGTGTTAGTATCACCCTTACCAGGCTGTTCAGGCTGCTCAAGCTGTTCCTGATATTCTATCTCAGTCGTCGGGCTTTCAACATCGTAACCCTGGACATCAATAACAAAAGAGCCATTTGATACTGTTACGAAGTACTGCATTGTAGGCGAGCAATTTATCCTGCCCAATCGTATGACATCGGGCAAATAGAAGACCGTGTGATAATCAGTATAATAGGCACATGAGGAGAATCTCAACGTCCAGTCAGCGCCTGATTTGTCCGTTAATTCGTCTGTGAGGGCATATAACTGTTTTGTATCGTTATCGTAGATATATTCTGAGTTCTGTAAGAAAGAGAGACTCGCAACTGCATCAGGCTCTATATAACCTGTCACAAGTGCTTTACCCGATTCATCCACATATATC comes from the Methanophagales archaeon genome and includes:
- a CDS encoding DUF167 domain-containing protein: MKTIEIKVIPNSNEEAVIEAEQLVVVRVKEPPTRGKANKAVVKLLSRYFNANVRIVSGTKSRRKIVAIEEVEVVD